One stretch of Alcaligenes faecalis DNA includes these proteins:
- a CDS encoding alpha/beta hydrolase — MMSMNKTVELPSRLSYGAHVHANGIRQHYLRYAGPGPALVLEPGITSPAPTWGFVAERLALHFDVYVLDVRGRGLSQSGADLDYGVNACADDLCEFVRELALESPIYVGHSMGARILLRAASRGLPKGAAMVLVDPPVSGPGRRPYPANIAWYTDSIAQAKQGMSAEQMRQFCPTWTPEQLALRAQWLHTCDVRAVTDSYEWFHTDDAFPDFSQLNDWKVALMVAGKGDVIRDEDIKEAQSLKPDLQVLGVPGAGHMIPWDDEEGFYRALGTFLGLTF; from the coding sequence ATGATGAGCATGAACAAGACGGTAGAACTCCCATCGCGTCTTAGCTACGGCGCCCATGTCCACGCCAATGGCATACGGCAGCACTACTTGCGTTATGCCGGTCCCGGACCCGCTTTGGTGCTGGAGCCGGGGATCACCAGCCCTGCCCCCACCTGGGGCTTTGTGGCAGAGCGTTTGGCCCTGCATTTTGATGTGTATGTGCTCGATGTACGTGGTCGTGGCCTGTCGCAATCGGGTGCAGATCTGGACTACGGGGTGAATGCGTGCGCGGATGATTTGTGCGAGTTCGTTCGGGAGCTGGCACTGGAGTCACCCATCTATGTGGGGCATTCCATGGGGGCGCGCATTTTGTTGCGTGCCGCCAGCCGGGGGCTGCCCAAGGGAGCCGCCATGGTGCTGGTGGATCCGCCAGTGTCCGGCCCGGGGCGACGCCCCTACCCGGCGAATATTGCCTGGTACACCGATTCGATTGCACAGGCTAAACAAGGCATGAGCGCCGAGCAGATGCGGCAGTTTTGCCCGACCTGGACCCCCGAGCAACTGGCGCTGCGCGCCCAGTGGCTGCACACCTGCGATGTGCGTGCGGTGACGGACAGCTACGAGTGGTTCCACACCGACGATGCGTTCCCGGACTTCAGCCAGCTCAATGACTGGAAGGTGGCCCTGATGGTGGCGGGCAAGGGGGATGTCATTCGCGATGAGGATATTAAAGAGGCGCAGTCCTTGAAGCCCGACTTGCAGGTCTTAGGTGTG